ttttttctatctctatgaagTATGTCcttggtagggattgcattgaatctgtaggttgctttgggcagtatgatcattttactGATATTCTTCCAAttcgtgagcatggaatgtctttctatttgtttatgtcctcttcaatttctttcatcagtgttttatagtttcccttgtagagatctttcacctccttggtaaatatattcctaggcattttttgtagctattgtaaataggaatgtcttcttaatttctttctcagctagttctttgtgtatagaaatggtactgatgtttgcatgttgattttgtatactgcaatgttactgaatttatttatcagatctaagagCTTTTTGGCAGacttttaggtttttctaaatataagatcacaaCACcagcaaagagggacaatttgacttattttccaacttggatgccttttatttctttatcttgcctgatggctctggctagaacttccattACTATaatgaataggagtggtgacagtggtcatttttatcttgttccagttcttaggggtaaggctttcagtttttccccatttagtgTGATAATAGCTATGGGCTtgccatatatggcttttattattttgaggtatgtttcttctgtactttgttgagagttttaccataaacagatttttgtttgtttgtttttgagacaggctggagtgcagtgtcgaaatcttggcgcccaggctggagtgcagtgtcaaaatcttggctcactgcaacctccacctcccgagttcaagcgattctcctgcctcagcccctcgagtagttgggactacaggcatgcaccaccatgcccagctaatttttgtgtttttagtggagacagggtttcaccatgttggccaggatggtcttgatctcttgacctaatgatctgcccgcctcagcctcccaaagtgctgggattacaggcgtgagccaccataacTGGCAACACATACAACCTAACAAGATTTCAccaggaacaaatagaaaacttgaacagaccaataatgagtaataagactaaatcagtaattaaaagtgtctcaataaagaaaagcccaggaccggATGGCTCTCTTGTCAAATTCTatcatacatacaaaaaaaaaaaaaagttaatagcaatacttctcaaaatatttcaaaaaaactcaagaggagggaattcttcttaactcattttatgaagcctgcattaccctgataccaaaagcagaaaatacaaaaaaagaaagaaagaaaattgcaggCCAATCTTCCTagtgaaaatatatacaaaaatcctgaacaaaatgttagcaaactgaatccaacaacatatcaaaaagataatataccacAATTAattgggatttatcccaggaatacaaCGGTGGTTCAACACGCACAAATCAATAGACATGAACATTTTGTTCATCTTATTTGAAAAGCTGGATAAAACTGAATGTGGAATTGGGAGATTTGTTTTGGGTGACCACTCTGCCATTTCCAAACTCTGTACTCTATCAGAACTAAGTCGCAGGGTGCTTGAGGGCGAAGAAGCTTTTGTCCAGCAGACAAGAAGGAACTGTTATTACACAGCCTTTGACCCTCTAAGGACTCCAGCAACCTTGTACTGAAAGAAGACTCCTTGTCTCCTTCTCTGGGCACCCTTTTGTTCAGAAATAAAACTTTCATGCTGCAGGTGCCTTGAGGACATGTCAGTGACCTTTACTAGAAGGCAGTGGAGTGAAGTTTTGGGAAAAGTGACAGAAACAAATCCTGTACTGGAAGCTCATTGAAAACCAACtaagtaaacaaatattttagtgCCTCAACTGAAATATAAGCATAAACAAAGGTTGACTATGATTGTACCTGGACAGGATGAGTAAAAAGGTAAAGTGGTCTGTTATCAGCTATTTCTGTATTTTGGTTCTGGCTCTCTCCAGCAGTTAACAAATGTcctttctttcaacaaatatctatCAAGAGGCTAACATGTACCAGACTCTACAGAACAGGCTTACAGGCATAATACCACAATGGAATAGAAATCTAACAGGCTCCAAGATCAGGCTTGTCAAATAAATGTACCACAATTTATATACCTTATATATATATCTGGTACAAAGGTACCAGAACATAAGATTAAGTATGTTAAAGGAATGTTTATCtaagtatcatttttaaaagaaaaataaaacaaaaactggaaacaaccaaatgaCATTAACAGAATATATAATTAAGTTGTGGCATATTCATGTCATGGAAATGAACTACCGTGTCACAcatcaacatggatgaatccaaaaataataatgagcaaAAGTAATCATATACAGtaaaattctatttatataaaggcTATAAATAAGCAACTGTTAGGGATACACAGacagtaaaatttataaaagttaGGTGACAATTATACAAAATTCAGGATAGTGGTTGATTCTGGCTGTGGGGGAGAGAGATATGAATGAGGAGAGTATACAAGGCTCCTGGGATGTAGTAATGTTCCACTTCTCAGTTTGAGCAATGGGCACCTGGACATTTATTATTGTTCttctaaatatacattttcatttgtatattgtattgtatattgtatattctatttcacattaaaaagaagaaagaccaaaaaaaaaaaaaaaaaagcattaagtgTGACTCAAGATTTAAGCAGACACAGTGCAAGGAAATGAAAAGGTGGATATAATTTGATGGGTTCAGGTTTGGACAAACTGAGCTCCTGAAACACAGACTTTTATTCTTAGTCATATTAGGTATGAAATTGCCCTGAGATCACCAGTTGCTTTTATGCTAGATTTGGAGGGGAAAGAGGGCAGTGGAACTCAGCAATTTGTGTCCAGCACTGAAAATCTTCATGGTAAACAATTACTGATAGGTTATGTGTTAGGTTACTTTTCAGTCCCACTCAGCTCAAAGAGTTtgtcatggccgggcgcggtggctcaagcctgtaatcccagcactttgggaggccaagacgggcggatcacgaggtcaggagatcgagaccatcctggctaatacggtgaaaccccgtctctactaaaaaaaatacaaaaaactagccgggcgacgaggcgggcgcctgtagtcccagctactcgggaggctgagacaggagaatggcgtgaacccgggaggcggagcttgcagtgagctgagagccggccactgcactccagcctgggcggcagagcaagactccctctcaaaaaaaaaaaaaaaaaaaaaaagagtttgtcaTTACCCTACTGATTTGCACTTCTAAGTCTTCTGCCTGTTGCATTCTGATGATCTGTTTCTACACAAGACATAGAATCTAAAGCTGAGACATAGCAATAGAAGACCAGAGAACAGACACAGCAACAAAGTTTGCATGAGGCAAATCAGGAGGGTAGGAATGAGATTTTGATGTGCATCCTGGCCAAATTCCAGAACTAGCAAAGAGAGGGCCAGTTCCTAATTCCAATCAAAGCAAATTCAGCCACCTTATCTTCACACAGAAGTGGtctacattgatttttaaatctctttaaggGATTAGGGAGCCTCTGAAATACAAAGGAAACTGATAGTAATGTAAAACGAGCAGTGACCTATCATACCAAAAAACACTGTCAAAAACAGAAAGCTAATGGTGGGACTGGAGTCTAGAACACAGGAGTTATGTTTATCCAGTGCTGTACTGTACAACAGGGCAGTCACTTGCCACATGtggcaatttaaatttaaatgaaattcaatTAAACATTCCATTCTACAGTTGCACCAGCCACATTTTGAATGCCTCAACAGCCACTTGTAGCAAGGGCTACAGTACTGAGGAGCACAgacatagaacatttctatcagtGGCTGACCTAGCAATATCCAGGCTAAAGGGTGTTCTGCTAGTAAAGCAAGGTAGGCATCAGAATGATCACAACTTAAGAATAAGATTCCTGAGGGCatccatttccatttatttgcttcTCTGCTTGCCAACTCTGAACCCCTGCTTTCCCAATtttctggaatctggaaagaaaacaaactgactaaaaaacataaatttcattCTGCTTGACAACTGTAATTCtcactaaatttataaatttgcttTCTGATTTATCAATGAGTGACAAAGGCATGAGTTtgagaaaggatgagtttgactACCCCTGAGTGGATCCAAACATTAGGAAGCTCTTGCTTAAGTGAGTGACAGAAAGTGACAAAAAGAGCTGGAAGAAACATGAGAGACTATTATGCTATTTTCCCTAACCTTCCTCCTTTTCACCCTGCTCACCTAAGCCAGGTTAGAATCCGCCCTTTGCAAAGCACCCTGTATCTTTCTATTGTAACCTTTACTACATTATCTGTTTATAGAGTGATCTATGCCATTAGCTGAAAGCTATTCAAGGGCAGAGACTTCTCTTCATTCACCTTCGTAACTAACACAATGCCTAGCATGTAGGAGGCTGTCAAAATTGTTTCTCATACAAATAAATTGTACAGGGCAAGTTACACTTTTAGGGCCTGGCTAGTAGTTATCTGATGAAGGTAAGACATTAAAGACCATATACTAAACTATATCAATCTCATCAAAATAACCTTGgagggctgggagcagggagaaTAAGAGAAGCAGATTAGAATAATTCTTTATTCACCCCATCGCCCAACCCCCATCTTCCCAAGTGGGGAAACTAATATTTATGAAACAACTAATACATATCTATACTTCACAAACACAATAGTCCTTCCACAAATGCAATCAaatattattattgccattttaaagatgaggacacTGAACACTAGAAAGGATATGCACTTGAACAAATGCAAGTCAACTAAAAATAGTTAAGCTAATTTTCAAGTCCAGAACTATCTATCTGTATCTGATACAAATGGGAATATTCACTGAACCCTGGAGAGATGAGAACacgcatttaaaaaaaaaggggggggttcACTTAAGAGATATGATTTTATCATAACAGCATTGAaactttaatcttttatttttcctatttgacTTCTTAAAAAGGGTGGCATGGCCAAGAATTTTCTTTGATATGGTTTCACAATTgtattccctttctctccattctGAGACTTTTCCATAAGAATATTCACTTTAATCCGACTTCTACTGCATGGCTGGAAAAGAGGATATGCAATAACTCTTTCAAActcctttatctctttctttcctctctcacgCTTCTCATATGTAGGCAGCTGGCTCTGGCTtcttcttaagattctttccttgaGTCTTTGCTCTGTAAGTTCTCTCCCTCGAATCATGCGTTCCTGGTGATCCTTAATCTGCATCTGTTCCCTCTCATTTACCTGCTTTCTTCTCTGTGCGTTCTGGATGCCATGACCTTCTGGCACAATGTTTGGTAATTTTCTTTCACTGAAGGGTCGCAGTACTTGTCTAAATGACTTGTTCTTAAATTCTCCAGCCTGTCCTGCTTGATGTATGTGCCTTTCTATGTGTTTCATCTCTCTCTCAGGTATCAAATAGTACTGTTTTAGTCCTTCTATGCTTCGGGttgttttcttctccatttttttcttgatttcattgCCTGTCTCTTCTTTCATCATTTCCACTATTAGTTTATTATAATAAGACTCTGCTTTGGCAAGCCAGTAGTCAAGAGAAACAGCTTGCTCCCTATAGAGGATTTCACACTCCTCCTGATATTTCTGAGTTATCAACTGTCTTGCTGCTGTTGTATGCACACCACCTAGATTCTGTCAAAGTGAAGTCAGAAATTTATAATGTGATCATCTTTTTCCTTTGAACACATTTAAACAGGAGCCAAGCCCACCCTCCCTAACAATACCAGAACAGCTACATGCTCTTTACTTTAGCTTGTTATTTTATTCCCATCACTCCCAGGTGAGCCCGTGAGCTCTGAAAGTATGAAGTAGTCACCACCACAAATcaataattagttttaaaaatgtatggtgTTGGAAGTTTTCAAAATGATACTTTGTTTTGCAACTGTGGATATAGCTGGGTAACATTTGCCAGTGTAGACATACTACGTGAATGTGTCACTTAGGCAGAAGGATTTTAAACCTAAGATTCCTTCTCTGTGTAGTTCCAAACTGTATGATGTGAAGATAATTTACTTACCAAGATCTTTTTTTCCAATGGAGACTGCTGACCTGCAGCAATCCTAGGATCTTTAGATGATGTACCCCAGGCCAATCTGAAAGATAAAAAAGCAAAGATAGATTCAAATGTAGGAGGTGTCAGAACAAACCTGCTAATAGGCAGGACTACAGCAGGGCCATTTCCCACATGGGAAACCACTGCATTCCTATGGTAGAAAATAATGAATGCTCTTTTAATAAGAGGATCTTTCCTTTCACAAGCATACTTTTCCTGTGGACTCAGCATGAACCACTGTGAATCTCGTATTGGGGATTGCGAGTGGGAAGAGACATGCTCCTTGGTGAGGTGTTGTCCAAGTACATCTATGTCAGTCCTCAAGCCTCCTCTGTGTTCTGAGACGATTCTAGGTTCTAGTTTTCTAGATGATTCTAGGTTTctagttttctcttcctgcagtTTCTTGATCCGGGCCCTCTCTGCCTCTATCAGCACATACAGCATTTCTGCCCTCTAATCTtttgttctgaaatttttttatttgattgcTCAGCCCTCTGCTTGCCTGCCTTACAATGCCAATCATCCTTCACTCTAAATCCATTATGAGACTATTCCCTGTTGAACCCCTCAGGATGGGAATTTGTGATTACTCTGGGTTTATTTATAGAGGAGGCTGAGGGCAACACAAACGAAAACTATCAACCTTTATGTGTCATCCCTGGTCTAGCCTGAGTTTACTGTGAGGTCGTATTTAAGCCCCTGAGGATGTCTGGCATTTCCTCTCTATGCCTTTTATACCATTTACAGTTCAAAGGATGGGCTTTACAGTCTGACAGGGCTAGATCTGAATCCTAATTCCACCACTTCCTAGGTGTGTGACTCAGGGCAAGTAACTTCTgtcagctttctcatctataaaatggagatgtaaGACAAAAATCTGCCTCTCAGGGTTATAAAGAACAAATATGAATTAGATGCAAAGAGCTtggtaagttctcaataaattctATCTGTCCTTCACAGGTCAAGTTCCTGACTATAAAGTCTTTCTGGTCTACTCTGTCACAGTGATTTTCCCTTCCTCTAAATACTTGACATATTTTAATTCTACAACtcatttgaaaattaatcatGGTTTACACTGCGATATCTGTATTCATATATCACTTTTAACATTTTGGTGCTGACATTTAGGCTCATAAGGAATGAAACTGTAATTTACATCTACAAATATGCCTCTATATTGTTGGAAAGGATCTGATATCAAATATTTGGTCTCATTGACCTCTTAGGAACATTCTTATTTGTCTATGTAAGtttattttgagattttggaCATACGATCATCTTACTTTTACTTCTCTGTACATGGCTTCTAGCACAGTATTTAACATTACAGTCTGTGATCCCAAGTTCTCAAAATTAATGATTTGTTGATTGCTGATGATCCTTGACACATAATATCTGAGCATCTTTTTAAATATCTGCCATAACATTGTATCTATCTTTTTATTAAATCATTTCCCAGTCTTCCTTGAAGTTTACAGATATGTTTGCTTTATATGCATGTTCTGGGCTCTCATATTTTGTACCTCCTAGCACACTTTTATTGTATTCTAATTATTCATTCATGTTCATTGAGGTCAGAGAACACAGATTTCAACTTTGCAGGTTCAGCCTCAGCTCAAAACCTGCcatagttgctcaataaatactttattgAATAGATTGTGAGCTTTTGTTGGGAAAAGGATATGCCTTTCAATGCTTTGTTCTTTACTGCAACTCACAGGGGATGTTGGGTGagtgtttttcaaattaaaaagagaaaattgagaaGGGTAGAATTTCAAGTTCCATTTTCAAAGGAGACACACAGATAAGTGAGAATAAAAACTGTCTACGACAATCAGCTCAACAACACATCTCCCTTTGTCAGACAGAATAACAAGCAATTTCACACTTAAGTGATAGGGCTTGTCACTCTTCAGCAGTTTGCTGAGTTTTAACCCTTTAACTATGGTGTTCTCTCCATTATTACAGAGAAAGGCAGATGGGAGCCTCTCCCAGCGAAAAGACTACAGCTTGTGTCCTTCACAGGACAAAATAGTGATGGCTCCAGAACTTTCATATGAAGGAACTTAGCACAGCTATCAGagtgggtggtggtgggaggaCTAGCAGGAAACTAGTAAACAACTACAAGCTGCCCCTTCAGGGAAAGTTTCTACTTCGAATATAAGTTACAGAGTAATGAAAATAGCAAGATTTCCGAAAGAAACTTATTCCCATGTTTTATAAAAGATCAGGGAAATGTCAGCTGTCCACTTAATGGATGACGGCAGTGAATTAAGAGTTCGATGAACGGCAGGCACAACTAAAAGCCAAACTCGACCTAAGTCTTATGAAATCCTACTTAATGAGCTTTCTTGACTACTGCTAGCCTCACTTATCTGGCAGGAGTCGAAGGAGGGGAAGCCCCAAGCTCTTCTGTTCCACCACCTCCGAAGTCCTGAGCCCCTTCTCAAGTGTCCCACTTCATCCCTGCTTCCTTTCGTCCCGTGGGACTAAGGATTCCTCCTGCCTTCACCCTCACCACTTGCTGTCCCTCAAGAAGCCGACTCACCCCTTTCCAAGGGCGGTGAACCGTCCGCAAAGCACACAGGCCGGCTGTGCTCTGCAGAAAGCCCACGCTCGCCAGCGGGACCCAAGGAACGCTAGAACTATACGTGCCAGAATACTTAGCTTTGTTTTTAACTACTGTGCAGCCGCAAAAGGGAAATACCAGCTCAGGACCCAGAGGAGTTGTAGTTCTCTAATCCAAAAAAGTCATTATTCAGCAAAGTACGGTTTTCAGGAGGATATTACCCCGCGATTGGGTTCCCGTAGGATGTgaaacaaagagaataaatatcCCAGGATTCGGTGCTGGTGGGAAAATTTGCTGGAAGCGCAGCATTGGTTACCAATTTTGTGCTCACCGTCTCAGTACCAGCATGAAAGTTGAGCCGCAACCTCCCTTAGAAGAGGTTACTCTCCATCTCCAAGGCTCCAGACAGGGTTCGCAATTAATTATGACGTCACAGCCAATCGTCAGCGCGAAAGCGTGACGCTCTAGCCGGCTCTAGCTCGCTGCCCCGCCGCGGGCGCAGAGCTGACGCTCTAGCCCCCGGAGTTGGCCAGCTCCTCTCGCCGGCCCCAGGAAAGGGTTCCAAGTCCTTTTAGTACCCGACGCTGTGTGGGAGTTCCTGGCGTTTCGGCTCCTTGGTCGCAGAGGCAGGAGGCGTGCGTGGGAGGAGGACTCGGGTTATATACTCCTACGTCCTGGGACAGAATAGTTACCACCTCTGGGGCGGgaactcttctctcttttgttaatAAACTTCCAACTCCCTCCTCAGACCCAACTGCATGTCTGTCATGGATCTCGCCAGTACTTGCTCCAGCTTTCAGTCGGACTTGGATTTCTGTTCAGATTGCGGCTCGGTCCT
This is a stretch of genomic DNA from Rhinopithecus roxellana isolate Shanxi Qingling chromosome 4, ASM756505v1, whole genome shotgun sequence. It encodes these proteins:
- the LOC104666175 gene encoding putative uncharacterized protein ZNRD1-AS1 isoform X1, with product MLYVLIEAERARIKKLQEEKTRNLESSRKLEPRIVSEHRGGLRTDIDVLGQHLTKEHVSSHSQSPIRDSQWFMLSPQEKLAWGTSSKDPRIAAGQQSPLEKKILNLGGVHTTAARQLITQKYQEECEILYREQAVSLDYWLAKAESYYNKLIVEMMKEETGNEIKKKMEKKTTRSIEGLKQYYLIPEREMKHIERHIHQAGQAGEFKNKSFRQVLRPFSERKLPNIVPEGHGIQNAQRRKQVNEREQMQIKDHQERMIRGRELTEQRLKERILRRSQSQLPTYEKRERGKKEIKEFERVIAYPLFQPCSRSRIKVNILMEKSQNGEKGNTIVKPYQRKFLAMPPFLRSQIGKIKD
- the LOC104666175 gene encoding putative uncharacterized protein ZNRD1-AS1 isoform X2, translated to MLVLRRLAWGTSSKDPRIAAGQQSPLEKKILNLGGVHTTAARQLITQKYQEECEILYREQAVSLDYWLAKAESYYNKLIVEMMKEETGNEIKKKMEKKTTRSIEGLKQYYLIPEREMKHIERHIHQAGQAGEFKNKSFRQVLRPFSERKLPNIVPEGHGIQNAQRRKQVNEREQMQIKDHQERMIRGRELTEQRLKERILRRSQSQLPTYEKRERGKKEIKEFERVIAYPLFQPCSRSRIKVNILMEKSQNGEKGNTIVKPYQRKFLAMPPFLRSQIGKIKD